A stretch of Gemmatimonas aurantiaca T-27 DNA encodes these proteins:
- a CDS encoding Spy/CpxP family protein refolding chaperone yields MRHSRSMLVAAAAVVSVSLASLANAQGQARGRRTPPGGPPGAGAAAGAPAGAPAGAPDVAGPDRNGARPARAMGGSPASALLRLRTQLTLTDDQVKRLEALQNANVPRRNQADELRARADLMDAIQGDGNLSAARAAMDRMHKVRTDRAVAQLKLRQDARAVLTADQKSKLDNMRAAMGDRRQRMVAQGRGGFGPGPGRGAFGPGARGRDFVPPGVRMRQPGPGAPGMRQQYGPPRGQMGPGGMGPRMRRGGEELDSLSQNESRQDPRLGFDAPTPPNN; encoded by the coding sequence ATGCGTCACTCCCGTTCGATGCTCGTGGCCGCTGCCGCCGTGGTGAGTGTTTCCCTGGCCAGCTTGGCCAATGCACAGGGGCAGGCTCGTGGCCGTCGCACACCTCCCGGTGGTCCGCCGGGTGCAGGTGCAGCAGCCGGCGCACCTGCTGGCGCACCGGCTGGCGCCCCGGACGTCGCAGGCCCTGATCGCAATGGTGCACGGCCTGCGCGCGCGATGGGTGGCAGTCCGGCGTCTGCCTTGCTGCGGCTCAGGACGCAGCTCACGCTCACGGACGATCAGGTAAAGCGACTCGAAGCGCTCCAGAACGCAAACGTCCCTCGTCGGAATCAGGCCGACGAACTGCGCGCCCGAGCCGATTTGATGGACGCCATACAAGGCGACGGCAATCTGTCGGCGGCCCGTGCGGCGATGGACCGCATGCACAAGGTGCGTACGGATCGTGCAGTGGCGCAGCTCAAGCTGCGTCAGGATGCCCGCGCGGTGCTGACGGCCGACCAGAAGTCGAAGCTCGACAACATGCGGGCAGCGATGGGAGATCGTCGTCAGCGCATGGTGGCGCAGGGGCGGGGTGGCTTTGGGCCGGGGCCCGGGCGTGGGGCTTTCGGGCCCGGGGCCCGTGGTCGTGACTTCGTGCCGCCTGGTGTCCGCATGCGTCAGCCTGGCCCCGGCGCACCGGGAATGCGCCAGCAGTACGGCCCTCCGCGTGGCCAGATGGGCCCCGGGGGTATGGGACCGCGCATGCGTCGTGGTGGTGAGGAGTTGGACTCGCTGTCCCAGAACGAATCGCGTCAGGACCCGCGTCTGGGCTTCGACGCTCCCACACCGCCGAACAACTGA
- a CDS encoding glutamine amidotransferase translates to MGSWIDAVSTLLFKYPPRAFARGDLVVAPVVPILVLLVVALVLVAIVVATHASLRTLRGRDRALLATLRVLVILLVIGCLLRPGLVIASAVPQRNVFAVLYDDSRSMRIHDVDGAAASSGTNAAATRLDAMQGVFSDTSALMRTLGEKFALRRFRFSAAAAPMRSSSEVLAGGTRSDLTQALVDVREDLNGMPLAGVVVVSDGADNGNGALDDALLALRARRVPVYTVGVGRERFERDIAIERVDAPRRTLAGASSVVEIDVRLRGTGKDPVTVTVEADGRVVATESVRPPARGDLATLQVRVPPLDPGVHRLAVRARPLASEIVTENNEWQTSMAVRAGPDRVLYLEGEPRPEFAFLRRAVANDSALMVVGLMRSAERKFLRLGVQDSLELLGGFPTTREELYQYRAIILGSIEASFFTPEQLRMLADFVSVRGGGLMVLGGRASLSEGGYAGTPIADVLPLTLTRGEVNAEGPAIPVMIRPTRAGESHSALQLGTSLAASRTRWDSLPALTMVNRLGTLRAGATQLLAGRTDDGRSDVPILAFQRYGRGMSAVLGVQDTWLWRMDTSIPVEDLTHHTLWRQIVRWIVEDAPAPFEIIASPTRVAPGEPVLLRAQVNTPLYADVNDAGVTATITGPDGAAQSVALEWSLRDDGSYSARFTPADTGRYTIEATAQRPGAGRDSVQVTQATVLVDDRGADVAQAELRSALLRRISDETGGKYYPLRDAARLADDAVYTDAGVTVREAKDLWDMPAVLLLLALLLGAEWGYRRWRGLA, encoded by the coding sequence GTGGGATCCTGGATCGACGCTGTCAGCACGCTCCTCTTCAAGTATCCACCGCGCGCCTTTGCCCGCGGTGATCTCGTCGTGGCCCCGGTCGTACCGATCCTGGTGCTCCTGGTGGTCGCCTTGGTGCTGGTCGCGATCGTTGTGGCCACACACGCTTCACTGCGCACCTTGCGTGGCCGCGACCGCGCCCTGCTGGCCACGTTGCGTGTCCTGGTCATCCTGCTCGTCATCGGCTGCCTGCTGCGCCCAGGCCTCGTCATTGCTTCCGCCGTTCCGCAGCGCAATGTGTTTGCGGTGTTGTACGACGACTCACGCAGCATGCGCATTCATGATGTAGACGGGGCAGCCGCATCGAGCGGGACGAATGCGGCTGCCACACGTCTCGATGCGATGCAAGGCGTGTTCTCCGACACCAGTGCGCTGATGCGCACCCTCGGCGAAAAATTCGCACTGCGCCGCTTTCGCTTCTCGGCGGCTGCAGCGCCGATGCGCAGCAGCAGCGAGGTGCTCGCCGGCGGCACCCGTTCCGACCTGACGCAAGCTCTCGTCGATGTACGCGAAGACCTGAACGGCATGCCACTCGCCGGTGTGGTGGTGGTATCCGATGGCGCCGACAACGGCAACGGCGCGCTCGACGATGCACTACTCGCGCTCCGTGCCCGCCGTGTACCGGTGTACACCGTGGGTGTTGGTCGCGAACGGTTCGAGCGCGATATCGCCATTGAGCGGGTCGATGCACCGCGTCGTACACTCGCTGGCGCCAGCAGCGTGGTGGAAATCGACGTGCGCCTGCGTGGCACCGGCAAAGATCCGGTGACGGTGACCGTGGAAGCCGATGGCCGTGTGGTGGCCACCGAATCGGTGCGTCCACCGGCGCGTGGTGATCTCGCCACGTTGCAGGTCCGTGTGCCACCGCTGGACCCCGGCGTGCATCGCCTCGCGGTGCGGGCGCGCCCACTCGCATCGGAGATCGTCACCGAAAACAACGAGTGGCAGACCAGCATGGCGGTCCGGGCGGGCCCTGACCGTGTGCTCTATCTCGAAGGGGAACCGCGCCCCGAGTTTGCGTTCCTGCGTCGTGCCGTGGCGAACGACAGTGCACTGATGGTCGTGGGACTGATGCGCAGCGCCGAGCGCAAATTCCTGCGACTGGGCGTGCAGGACAGTCTCGAACTGCTTGGTGGTTTCCCCACCACGCGCGAAGAACTCTATCAGTATCGCGCGATCATCCTGGGCAGCATCGAAGCGTCGTTCTTCACGCCGGAACAGTTGCGCATGCTGGCCGACTTCGTGAGTGTGCGCGGCGGTGGACTCATGGTGCTTGGTGGCCGCGCCTCGCTGTCCGAAGGGGGATATGCCGGCACACCGATTGCCGACGTGTTGCCGCTCACGCTTACGCGGGGAGAGGTGAATGCCGAAGGACCGGCGATTCCCGTGATGATCCGCCCCACACGCGCCGGCGAGTCGCACTCGGCGCTGCAGCTCGGCACATCGCTGGCCGCTTCGCGGACACGGTGGGATTCGCTGCCGGCGCTCACGATGGTGAATCGCCTGGGCACTCTGCGCGCCGGTGCGACACAGTTGCTGGCGGGTCGCACCGACGATGGCCGCAGCGATGTGCCGATTCTCGCATTCCAGCGTTACGGTCGCGGCATGAGCGCGGTGCTGGGTGTACAGGATACGTGGTTGTGGCGCATGGACACCTCCATTCCCGTCGAAGACCTCACGCACCACACGTTGTGGCGGCAGATAGTGCGCTGGATTGTGGAAGACGCACCAGCGCCCTTCGAGATCATCGCATCGCCCACCCGAGTGGCGCCCGGCGAACCGGTGCTGTTGCGCGCGCAGGTGAACACGCCGCTGTATGCCGATGTGAACGACGCCGGCGTGACGGCCACCATCACCGGCCCCGACGGCGCGGCGCAGTCCGTGGCATTGGAGTGGTCGTTGCGTGACGATGGCAGCTACTCGGCGCGATTCACCCCCGCCGATACCGGGCGCTACACGATCGAAGCAACCGCGCAGCGTCCAGGTGCAGGTCGGGATTCGGTGCAGGTCACGCAGGCCACGGTGCTGGTGGATGACCGTGGGGCGGACGTTGCGCAGGCCGAATTGCGCTCGGCATTGCTGCGCCGCATCTCCGATGAAACGGGTGGCAAGTACTATCCCCTGCGTGATGCGGCGCGCCTTGCTGACGACGCCGTATACACCGACGCCGGCGTGACCGTACGGGAAGCCAAGGACCTGTGGGACATGCCCGCGGTGTTGCTGCTGCTCGCGTTGCTGCTCGGCGCGGAGTGGGGCTATCGCCGGTGGCGAGGGCTGGCCTGA
- a CDS encoding tetratricopeptide repeat protein: MRAGALLTSVLTGLMAATSLACAQDQGTARTMPDRWGTEVSAAEASRDRGNRADAVARARRITASYQQDGARNSAEHTSAGRAYALLGVGDAEAVRAALRAFDRAVAMDSSNLEAVRRTGALFLEKYNAPEARASYEMALKRASNDAEALLGLARVEEFEGKGTPMATARRSLAADPRRAETLAYIARLQLDVEAFDSARGYAERAVTADSTTQAGWSVLGAIAWITGDSTGYRRALRAATSLQPAPSTFNLALAEAAIRQRRYAEAVQLAQQAVRDDSLSVAAFGVLGTTQLRIGQMQAGRAAVERAFALDPFNVWHKNTLDLLDKMQTFRTVKQGRFEVVAPEDEADLLSLYIVPLLERAFDSLSVRYGYSPPTPVRLEFFRQHADFSVRTVGLNGLGALGVSFGSLLAMDAPNARERGTFNWGSTAWHELTHAFTLGASAHRVPRWLSEGLSVLEERRAAPGWGARASLPWLVAMNTGQVRRISELNDGFLRPRSPMETQNSYFQASMFSEWVELTKGSKALPALLVAYRDGLDTPAAFRKVLAMSPEQVDTQFDAWVRQRYAKDLAAARGMTPTDSTGGQFPRAMRAAMGLIDTRPDSARKLFEEARGLMPSYTSEDGPAWYLARIALLQRDTTTALTMLQVVTGGDETAWDANQLEATVREARGDRAGAMAALERLVWIWPYEPPIHVRYAQLATAQGQHALAVRERRAVIANKPADLLDARYELARALAAAGQVAEARRELLQVLEEAPSFEKAQALLLELRQRSGGSSR; this comes from the coding sequence ATGCGCGCGGGAGCGCTGCTGACCAGTGTCCTGACGGGCCTGATGGCTGCGACATCGCTGGCGTGCGCGCAGGATCAGGGTACGGCTCGCACGATGCCCGACCGATGGGGCACCGAGGTATCGGCGGCAGAAGCGTCCCGCGACCGTGGCAACCGGGCCGATGCGGTCGCCCGTGCGCGTCGCATCACGGCGTCGTACCAGCAAGACGGCGCACGCAACAGCGCCGAACACACCTCAGCGGGACGCGCGTACGCGTTGCTTGGTGTCGGCGACGCGGAGGCGGTGCGTGCAGCGCTGCGGGCGTTTGATCGCGCCGTCGCGATGGACTCCAGCAATCTCGAGGCCGTGCGTCGCACCGGTGCATTGTTCCTCGAGAAGTACAATGCCCCCGAAGCGCGGGCGTCATACGAGATGGCGCTCAAGCGTGCGTCCAACGATGCCGAGGCATTGCTCGGGCTGGCGCGGGTGGAGGAGTTCGAAGGCAAAGGCACGCCGATGGCGACGGCGCGCCGCAGTCTGGCAGCCGATCCGCGACGTGCCGAAACACTGGCCTACATCGCGCGCCTGCAGCTCGACGTCGAAGCATTCGATTCCGCGCGGGGGTACGCGGAGCGCGCAGTGACGGCCGACAGTACGACGCAGGCGGGTTGGAGTGTGCTGGGCGCCATCGCCTGGATCACCGGCGATTCCACCGGCTATCGCCGAGCGCTGCGCGCGGCCACGTCGCTGCAGCCCGCACCGTCCACGTTCAATCTCGCGTTGGCGGAGGCAGCCATCCGGCAGCGACGCTACGCGGAAGCGGTGCAATTGGCGCAGCAGGCCGTGCGCGACGATTCCCTGTCCGTGGCGGCGTTTGGTGTGCTGGGTACCACGCAGCTACGCATCGGCCAGATGCAAGCCGGTCGGGCCGCGGTGGAGCGGGCGTTTGCGCTCGATCCATTCAACGTGTGGCACAAGAACACGCTGGACCTGCTCGACAAGATGCAAACGTTCCGTACGGTGAAACAGGGACGTTTCGAGGTGGTCGCGCCGGAAGACGAGGCGGACCTGCTGTCGCTGTACATCGTGCCGTTGCTGGAGCGGGCATTCGATTCGCTCTCGGTGCGATACGGCTACTCGCCGCCGACGCCGGTGCGTCTCGAGTTCTTCCGCCAACACGCCGACTTCTCGGTGCGTACCGTGGGCCTCAATGGTCTGGGCGCACTGGGTGTGAGCTTTGGCAGTCTGCTGGCCATGGATGCGCCCAATGCCCGTGAGCGCGGCACGTTCAACTGGGGCAGCACGGCCTGGCACGAGCTCACGCATGCGTTCACGCTGGGCGCCAGCGCGCACCGTGTGCCACGATGGTTGTCGGAAGGACTCTCCGTACTGGAAGAACGCCGTGCAGCGCCCGGATGGGGCGCGCGGGCGTCTCTGCCGTGGCTCGTGGCGATGAACACGGGCCAGGTGCGTCGCATCAGCGAGCTGAATGATGGCTTCCTGCGGCCTCGTTCTCCCATGGAGACGCAGAACAGTTACTTCCAGGCCTCCATGTTCAGCGAGTGGGTGGAGCTGACCAAGGGCAGCAAGGCGCTACCGGCATTGCTGGTGGCGTACCGCGATGGATTGGACACACCGGCGGCCTTCCGCAAAGTGCTGGCGATGTCGCCTGAACAGGTCGATACCCAGTTCGACGCCTGGGTGCGCCAGCGTTACGCCAAGGATCTGGCAGCGGCGCGAGGCATGACGCCCACTGACTCTACCGGCGGTCAATTTCCCCGGGCGATGCGCGCCGCGATGGGCCTGATCGATACACGTCCCGACTCGGCACGCAAGCTGTTCGAGGAAGCACGCGGACTGATGCCGTCATACACGTCCGAGGATGGTCCGGCATGGTATCTGGCTCGCATCGCGCTGTTGCAGCGGGACACAACCACCGCGCTGACCATGTTGCAGGTGGTGACCGGCGGCGATGAAACCGCGTGGGATGCCAATCAACTGGAAGCCACTGTGCGCGAAGCACGCGGTGATCGTGCGGGCGCGATGGCCGCACTGGAACGTTTGGTGTGGATCTGGCCGTACGAGCCACCCATTCATGTGCGTTACGCGCAACTCGCCACGGCGCAGGGGCAGCATGCGCTGGCCGTGCGTGAACGCCGGGCGGTGATCGCGAACAAGCCAGCCGATTTGCTGGACGCGCGCTACGAATTGGCGCGTGCATTGGCCGCCGCGGGACAGGTGGCCGAGGCCCGACGTGAGCTACTGCAGGTGCTGGAAGAAGCACCGAGCTTCGAGAAGGCTCAGGCTTTGTTGCTGGAGTTGCGGCAACGCAGCGGAGGCTCCTCGCGATGA
- a CDS encoding DUF4159 domain-containing protein, translating to MIGWHRDGDSWTRRALVLGMAWAALTVAPATLDAQGRRGGGRQPEFADNVPYDGRLTFARIRYTMPDFGGFRGRDLPWSHDYPRGERHFTKIVSEITSARVRTMQSNILTLDDPQLGKYPIAYMAEAGFWVPNEAETLGMRHYLTKGGFMVFDDFAGDAWRNFEAQMRKVLPDLRPIELTVDHPIFDSFYRIKSLDYYHPYYRMKSVFYGYFEGNDPKKRMLAIVNYNNDLSEYWEFSDQGMFPLDMSNESYKLGVNYIVYALTR from the coding sequence ATGATCGGCTGGCATCGGGATGGCGACTCATGGACACGGCGCGCCCTCGTGCTGGGCATGGCATGGGCAGCGCTGACTGTGGCGCCTGCGACTCTCGATGCCCAGGGACGCCGCGGCGGTGGCCGTCAACCGGAGTTCGCCGACAACGTGCCGTATGATGGGCGACTCACCTTCGCGCGCATCCGCTACACCATGCCGGACTTTGGTGGTTTCCGCGGGCGCGACCTGCCGTGGAGCCACGACTATCCGCGTGGCGAACGGCATTTCACGAAGATCGTCAGTGAGATCACGTCGGCACGTGTGCGCACGATGCAGAGCAACATCCTCACGCTCGACGACCCGCAGCTCGGCAAGTATCCGATCGCCTACATGGCGGAAGCAGGGTTCTGGGTGCCCAACGAGGCCGAAACCCTGGGCATGCGGCACTACCTGACGAAGGGCGGTTTCATGGTGTTCGATGATTTTGCCGGTGATGCCTGGCGGAATTTCGAAGCGCAGATGCGGAAGGTGCTCCCCGATCTGCGCCCGATCGAACTCACCGTGGACCATCCGATCTTCGATTCGTTCTACCGTATCAAGAGCCTCGACTACTACCACCCGTACTATCGGATGAAGTCGGTGTTCTATGGCTACTTCGAAGGCAACGATCCGAAGAAGCGCATGCTGGCCATTGTGAACTACAACAACGACCTGTCGGAGTACTGGGAGTTTTCCGATCAGGGGATGTTTCCGCTGGACATGTCGAACGAATCGTACAAGCTGGGCGTGAATTACATCGTCTACGCCCTGACTCGCTGA
- a CDS encoding AAA family ATPase has product MTAPAAASATASVAEFDRLDDAALADRLQGAGQRIAAELRKVIVGQDVVVEQALIALFAGGNCLLVGVPGLAKTLLISTLARALDLQFSRIQFTPDLMPSDVTGTDVIQDDPTTGQRRLAFMPGPVFANVLLADEINRTPPKTQAALLEAMQERRVTVQGRTYELDKPFFVFATQNPIELEGTYPLPEAQLDRFMLEVMLDYLPEEDEVAVVKATTALPPEAVRSVVTKEEILAYQRVVRRLPIADAVTRYAVSLVRATRPTNGVVSDFVKQYVSYGASVRAAQALVLGAKARALLQGRASASFDDVRALARPVLRHRVLINFQAQSEKVTTDQLVARLIESVPLPKSSL; this is encoded by the coding sequence GTGACTGCACCTGCTGCCGCATCCGCTACTGCTTCCGTCGCTGAATTCGACCGTCTCGATGATGCGGCCCTTGCTGATCGTCTGCAGGGCGCTGGCCAACGTATCGCCGCCGAGTTGCGGAAGGTGATCGTGGGCCAGGATGTCGTGGTGGAACAGGCGCTCATCGCGTTGTTCGCCGGCGGCAATTGCCTGCTGGTCGGTGTGCCGGGCCTCGCCAAGACCCTGCTCATTTCCACGCTCGCCCGTGCGCTGGACCTGCAGTTCTCGCGTATCCAGTTCACGCCCGATCTCATGCCGAGTGACGTGACCGGCACGGACGTCATTCAGGACGACCCGACCACAGGGCAGCGACGACTCGCCTTCATGCCTGGACCGGTGTTTGCGAATGTGCTGCTGGCTGACGAAATCAACCGTACGCCGCCCAAAACGCAGGCCGCGCTGCTGGAAGCAATGCAGGAACGTCGTGTGACCGTGCAGGGACGTACCTACGAACTCGACAAGCCGTTCTTCGTGTTTGCCACGCAGAACCCCATCGAACTCGAAGGCACCTATCCGCTGCCCGAAGCCCAGCTCGATCGCTTCATGCTGGAAGTGATGCTGGATTACCTGCCGGAAGAGGATGAAGTGGCCGTGGTGAAGGCCACCACTGCGCTGCCCCCAGAGGCCGTGCGCTCGGTGGTGACGAAGGAAGAGATCCTCGCCTATCAGCGCGTGGTGCGTCGCCTGCCCATTGCCGACGCCGTCACGCGGTATGCCGTGTCGCTGGTGCGCGCCACACGCCCCACCAATGGCGTGGTGTCGGATTTTGTGAAGCAGTACGTGAGCTACGGCGCGTCGGTGCGTGCCGCGCAGGCGCTGGTGTTGGGAGCCAAGGCCCGCGCGCTGCTGCAGGGGCGCGCGAGTGCGAGCTTCGACGATGTGCGTGCGTTGGCCCGGCCGGTGCTGCGGCATCGTGTGCTGATCAACTTCCAGGCGCAGTCGGAGAAGGTGACCACCGATCAACTCGTGGCGCGGCTCATCGAGAGCGTGCCGCTGCCCAAGTCTTCCCTGTAA
- a CDS encoding DUF58 domain-containing protein, producing the protein MPVAPASFLDPSLLAKISDLALLARTVVDGFMHGQHRSLRKGSSLDFAEHRSYQPGDDLRRIDWRVYGRTDRFYIKEYDADTNAGVLFALDSSGSMDYGSGTVTKFAYGRMLAASLAWLSQSQGDRVGLATFTQDLEEVIPPSVRHLQRMLHTLANTTPKGSSRLVHSVERVGLLSSRAGILVLITDCYERPDALGRAVDALRMNGNDVIVFHLVDVAERDLPGDADTTFEDMESGALLPLKPDDLRNKYQTLIRDHHAALQSRLAAAGADYVRLLTNEPLDRALHAYLDARLTRGRVR; encoded by the coding sequence GTGCCCGTCGCTCCCGCCTCCTTTCTCGACCCCTCGCTGCTCGCGAAGATCTCCGATCTCGCGTTGCTGGCGCGTACGGTCGTGGATGGATTCATGCACGGCCAACATCGGTCGTTGCGCAAAGGCTCGTCGCTCGACTTCGCGGAGCATCGCAGCTACCAGCCGGGCGACGACCTGCGACGCATCGATTGGCGCGTGTACGGTCGCACCGATCGGTTCTATATCAAGGAGTACGACGCCGACACGAACGCGGGCGTGCTGTTCGCGCTCGACAGTTCTGGGTCCATGGACTACGGCAGCGGAACCGTCACGAAGTTCGCGTACGGCCGCATGCTGGCCGCGTCGCTGGCGTGGCTCTCCCAGTCGCAGGGTGATCGTGTCGGTCTCGCCACGTTCACGCAGGATCTCGAAGAAGTCATTCCGCCGTCGGTGCGCCATCTGCAGCGCATGCTGCACACGTTGGCCAACACCACGCCCAAGGGCTCCAGCCGACTGGTGCACAGCGTGGAGCGTGTGGGGCTGCTGTCTTCTCGGGCAGGCATTCTCGTGCTCATCACCGACTGTTACGAACGCCCCGATGCACTCGGCCGCGCGGTGGACGCGCTGCGCATGAACGGCAACGATGTGATCGTGTTTCACCTGGTGGACGTCGCCGAGCGCGACTTGCCCGGTGATGCCGATACGACGTTCGAGGATATGGAGAGTGGTGCGCTGCTGCCACTCAAGCCCGACGATCTGCGCAACAAGTATCAGACGCTGATTCGTGACCATCACGCGGCCCTGCAGTCGCGGCTGGCGGCCGCCGGCGCCGACTATGTACGGCTGCTCACCAACGAACCGCTCGACCGCGCCTTGCATGCCTATCTCGACGCGCGGCTCACGCGCGGTCGGGTGCGCTGA
- a CDS encoding BatA domain-containing protein, which yields MGLGFLVPAFLAALAALAVPILLHLRHRDRDRPLRFPSLMFLEQLPIRTESRQRITDWPMLLLRLLALALLVFAFARPVLKDQRVVGADNRTKAVVILLDRSMSMGYTGVWPRALDSARAVIDRLEGKDRVALVAYDDAAEVMQRLTDDRAAVRGSLGAVQPMRRGTRLAPALRTARQLLLDAPFAAAEVIVISDLQRASASGIAGVEFPSGVQVRGIGVGGETWVNSTVRSLDARRVREGDRTLLAVKARVQNHALPAARQVTASLTVNGREATTASTSLTRDGETVITFTPVPAPDGAVAIRVALPPDSLVADDTLVAVVPRDDLLRVALVAPSDMSASETLYLQQALGIGRAPQMQVERLTSAPSNAAALARTGVVLFWDVAPDAPAALTTWVNDGGGIVLAAGRRLAARRSALPAYAGISFSGLADRVSDRGGTLRDVRAEHALFAPFREAKDALTAVRAWRYPRGDAVPTADILARFDDGVPAVLEQRIGNGRALTLTVPLDNQYGDFPLQPAYLPFVRQLVLHTSGRDATPLWLSTGESWSLPTTLTNPVVTGPTGALTRPQADSAGAAVALPDAGLYTAYAERASGEPGAVQAVNVPPSESELTPMDTTELLLGVRTTSTAQSAASANADAPMTVEEMERRQNPWRVLLIVAALLLLAETILGTRGRRGMARRVVPGTTSNRSAGGSTPAGP from the coding sequence ATGGGACTCGGCTTTCTCGTTCCGGCATTCCTGGCCGCACTCGCTGCGCTGGCTGTGCCCATTCTGCTGCACCTGCGACATCGCGACCGCGACCGCCCCCTGCGGTTTCCGTCACTGATGTTCCTGGAGCAATTGCCTATCCGTACGGAAAGCCGGCAGCGCATCACCGACTGGCCGATGCTGCTGCTGCGGTTGCTCGCACTGGCACTGCTGGTGTTCGCTTTCGCGCGCCCGGTGCTCAAGGACCAGCGGGTGGTGGGCGCCGACAATCGCACCAAGGCGGTGGTGATTCTGCTCGACCGGTCGATGAGCATGGGGTACACCGGTGTGTGGCCGCGCGCCCTCGATTCAGCCCGGGCGGTCATCGATCGGTTGGAAGGCAAGGATCGTGTGGCCCTGGTGGCCTACGACGATGCGGCCGAGGTGATGCAGCGCCTGACGGATGACCGGGCGGCGGTGCGCGGCAGCCTGGGTGCGGTGCAGCCGATGCGCAGAGGCACCCGTCTCGCGCCCGCACTGCGTACTGCTCGGCAGTTGCTGCTCGATGCGCCGTTTGCCGCGGCGGAAGTGATCGTGATCTCCGACCTGCAGCGAGCCAGTGCCTCAGGCATTGCGGGGGTGGAGTTTCCCTCCGGCGTGCAGGTGCGTGGCATCGGCGTGGGTGGCGAGACGTGGGTGAACAGCACCGTGCGCTCGCTCGATGCACGCCGCGTGCGCGAAGGCGATCGCACCTTGCTGGCCGTGAAGGCTCGGGTGCAGAACCACGCGCTGCCCGCCGCGCGGCAGGTGACGGCCTCACTGACCGTCAATGGACGTGAGGCCACCACGGCATCGACGTCCCTGACCCGTGACGGCGAAACGGTGATCACGTTCACGCCGGTGCCTGCGCCCGACGGAGCCGTGGCCATACGAGTGGCGCTGCCGCCCGATTCGCTGGTAGCAGACGACACCCTGGTGGCGGTGGTACCACGCGATGATCTGTTGCGTGTGGCGCTGGTGGCGCCGTCGGACATGAGTGCATCGGAAACACTGTACCTGCAGCAGGCACTCGGCATCGGTCGCGCGCCGCAGATGCAGGTGGAGCGGCTGACCAGCGCGCCGTCCAATGCGGCGGCGTTGGCCCGTACCGGTGTCGTGCTGTTCTGGGATGTGGCACCCGATGCACCGGCCGCACTCACGACGTGGGTGAACGACGGTGGTGGCATCGTGCTGGCAGCGGGTCGTCGGCTCGCCGCGCGGCGTTCGGCGCTTCCGGCGTATGCTGGTATCAGCTTCAGTGGTCTGGCGGATCGGGTAAGCGATCGTGGTGGCACCCTGCGTGATGTGCGCGCCGAACACGCCCTGTTTGCGCCTTTCCGTGAAGCCAAGGATGCGCTCACAGCGGTGCGCGCCTGGCGTTATCCGCGCGGTGATGCGGTGCCCACGGCCGACATTCTGGCCCGGTTCGATGATGGTGTACCCGCGGTGCTCGAACAGCGCATCGGCAATGGCCGCGCTTTGACACTCACGGTGCCGCTGGACAATCAGTACGGTGACTTCCCGCTGCAGCCCGCCTACCTGCCTTTTGTGCGGCAGTTGGTGCTGCACACCTCGGGACGTGATGCCACGCCGCTGTGGCTGAGCACCGGCGAGAGTTGGTCACTACCCACCACACTGACCAATCCGGTAGTGACCGGTCCCACCGGTGCACTCACCCGTCCCCAGGCCGATTCGGCCGGCGCCGCCGTGGCCCTGCCTGACGCGGGACTGTACACGGCGTATGCGGAACGAGCGTCGGGCGAGCCCGGCGCGGTGCAGGCCGTCAATGTGCCGCCCAGTGAGTCGGAACTGACCCCGATGGACACCACCGAGCTGCTGCTCGGCGTGCGTACCACGTCCACAGCACAGTCTGCTGCGTCGGCTAACGCCGATGCACCAATGACCGTCGAAGAGATGGAACGCCGCCAGAATCCCTGGCGGGTACTGCTCATTGTCGCCGCACTGTTGTTGCTCGCCGAAACGATTCTTGGGACACGTGGCCGCCGAGGCATGGCGCGCCGTGTGGTTCCTGGCACAACGTCAAACAGATCGGCCGGCGGATCCACACCGGCTGGTCCGTGA